A single Pan troglodytes isolate AG18354 chromosome X, NHGRI_mPanTro3-v2.0_pri, whole genome shotgun sequence DNA region contains:
- the LOC129138842 gene encoding histone-lysine N-methyltransferase PRDM7-like isoform X1: MKQGQTPHTPSFTHLLFSNLELRRKETEGKMYSLRGRKGHAYKEISEPQDDDYLYCEMCQNFFIDSCAAHGPPTFVKDSAVDKGHPNRSALSLPPGLRIGPSGIPQAGLGVWNEASDLPLGLHSGPYEGRITEDEEAANSGYSWLITKGRNCYEYVDGKDKSWANWMRYENCARDDEEQNLVAFQYHRQSFYRTCRVIRPGCELLVWYGDE, translated from the exons atGAAACAAGGACAAACACCCCACACTCCCAGTTTTACCCATCTACTCTTCTCCAACCTAGAACTCAGGAGGAAGGAGACTGAAGGAAAGATGTATAGCCTGCGAGGAAGAAAGGGTCATGCATACAAAGAGATCAGCGAGCCACAGGATGATGACTACCTCT ATTGTGAGATGTGTCAGAACTTCTTCATTGACAGCTGTGCTGCTCATGGGCCCCCTACATTTGTAAAGGACAGTGCAGTGGACAAGGGGCATCCCAACCGTTCAGCCCTCAGTCTGCCCCCGGGGCTGAGAATTGGGCCATCAGGCATCCCTCAGGCTGGGCTTGGAGTATGGAATGAGGCATCTGATCTGCCACTGGGTCTGCACTCTGGCCCCTATGAGGGCCGAATTACAGAAGACGAAGAGGCAGCCAACAGTGGATATTCCTGGCTA ATCACCAAGGGGAGAAACTGCTATGAGTATGTGGATGGAAAAGATAAATCCTGGGCCAACTGGATGAG GTATGAGAACTGTGCCCGGGATGATGAAGAGCAGAACCTGGTGGCCTTCCAGTACCACAGGCAGAGCTTCTATAGAACCTGCCGAGTCATTAGGCCAGGCTGTGAACTGCTGGTCTGGTATGGGGATGAGTAG